A segment of the Corylus avellana chromosome ca2, CavTom2PMs-1.0 genome:
TTTGCCTTCCTTTCAGCCTTCTCTTCAGGTGCTTGACGTTGTACAAACAtaagtgattaaattattatatgatGTGCAATCTTAAGAAAAATTCTTATTTATACTTATGTGTAATTAAGATAAAATTAACACCAACAAGATGGCACAAATCtattgtaacaccccacctaAACACATGGCAAATCGTTTACAAATCATCGGTTCAAACTCGTGGTTTTTAAGCTGCATGTGTACTATTTTTCTCTAATGGCATAATATCGGAGACAATCTCATACTATTCTTAAAATGTCCATTCTTTATATTTACTTTCAACTAAACAAGACTCACAGTATGAGCTAGGTTATGTTGATGATTTACTTAGTAAGCCATATGCTTACACAGTTATTTTTCAACCTTCAAAACATCTTTAATTTACAGCTTAACAGGGTTACCCAAAAGAGTGATTATGACTATTCGCAAGGCTTGATACGTTGAGCAAAGACTTGTATAAGCAGATTTATGTATATCATTTGTGTATAGTTGTACTTAAGATGTGCCATTGCATGTTTGTAACTATTTTGTACTCGGTGGCTCTAGTATGTATTGATGATAGAAAATGATATTCGTTCTTATATGTGGTTCTTCCAATTAATTATGTTGGGAGCGCTACAAGTAACACTCCAAGTTAATTACCatacttaattaattttgggGGTGTTATATTATAGATAAAGATCCACATCAATTATCTACTCGAATTGCTAGCAATTAGGGTAGGTATGTGAGAGACTTCATATGTGACTCACTTactcaaataaaattttggctGCTCTGCTACCTATCCGAACAAGTGAAATTAGGAttctctctagttcatttgaactggataatatatatttagttatattataagggtatttttgttctcttaaaaagtaaaaagacaaaaatacccatcaaatataattaactgaatattatcatattcaaataaactgaaaaaaaaatcatgttctCAAACAAGTGAGTATCATATGAAATTTCTCATATTACCTGCTTAAATTACTAGCGATCAGAATCACAACTTCAATTCTACTTCTTATTTCTGACCGGAGCTTAACAAGATGCACAAACTCATAAATgacaatttaataaaatgagtaaagttttaaaatattgATGGTCCTTCTTAATGACTCCTCCACTAGATTTTGGGATGGGCCCGCCAGAGTATGCAGAAAAAGACACTCTTAAAGCGCGTGTATGCTCTTCTGTCAATTCAAGCAATGTAACAAATTTCCAAACTTTATTTCTTCtcctgttttttatttttttaatttaatgatgtGGGAATAAAAAGTAGTTATTagattaatatttatataaaaaaaaattaattaattttgactGTTACGTCATTTATTtatactaaaattaaaaaaatactaatggTGCGTAAGAGGGCCCATAATTCCCAATAAACCCGACCCAGTTCACCCCACTAGAAAGTTCAACCAAGTGGACCATCCCGATCTTGTGGTTAAGAACTTATTATCAAACTTTATATCCACTAATAAATACTTATTAGGCTTAAAGCAAAAGTTTAAGAGTTTATTATCTTTTGTTCTCAAGAGGTAACTTAATCTGTTAGGGACTATGTCTTATGAAGCGGATGTCATTAATTCGAATTTCCCTCCTTCTCTTatgcagacatgtaaaaaaaaaaaaaaaaaaaacgcttattatctttttttaaaaaaataaacaaaaattatatttcaacacatgtttttagtatttttagatCTATCCCTTCCACATAGTGGACGtcacttttaataattatttgagAAATGGTGGGtgcagaaaaaatatatatatatatatatatatatatatatatatatataatagagtaAAAATAAATTCTGTCACTTTCTTCTTTTAGGTTTTTTCCTTTGCCCATTCTGAGAGTGGTCATGGACAGCATATTATTAAGTTTAGACTAGGAACTTTCATTATGTTGGTTTCGACCTAACACGGCCTAAACCTTTGTTTAAGGATATATTAACAACATGAACCTTTGATTGGGCCTTGTGTTGGGTAGCCCAATATTCATCCATTTTCTGAAGTTCAAGTTTAGAAATTTTATTCTCAGCTCAAATGTCAGGCCCATCCGTGTTTCTTTGGACTGGAGTGGACGAGTAATGCCATAAGTCTTCCTAAAGTCTTTctagagtcatctcaaatgtgatataACCTTTAAAatatcgttgaatttgaaatgtgaTTTATTGAGTTTtcatctattggtgattttgaaagccacatcatatTTGCGATGACTCTAAGAAcacttataacattacttggGGTGGACATGCCACCTGGCCCGGCCttcttatttctctcttttactattttcttcaattttttattttttatttttttatggttaagCTGCCATCACAAGTTAAAGATACatgtctttttcttattttaccaTGGTTTTTTcgtagatgattttttttttttttgggaatcaAAAGAGTTGTGCTTCCTTGTATAATTCTTTTGGCAAATAATGGACGAGTCTTGCTACTATCATACAATTGAGGGAGaggcaataaaaaataaatgattcaataactaatttttaatgtcaCATCATTAAATTAAGTTATATAACAATCGTATAAATTAAGTTATATAACAGTCTACTGGATAATATTACTCATAATGGATATATACAAGAGGAATTGTTAGTGGATATATACAAGAGGAATTGTTAGTGATACGGAAGCATGAAAGTTACTTTCTACATaccaacatataaaagaaactGAGGGTGTTTTGTGATTGCAGAACGCAATTATCATTAACCCCTACCATCAGATAAGGCCTTGTATGGTAGGGCAACCAAAAGGTGCTTCAACTTTTTATCCATTTTGTAAAGTTGCCCAGGCTTTCTAGATTTGAGAAACAGCTCAAGTGTTGCTTCTCAAAACAATTTCAGCTTTACCACTTTATTCAAATTACTTAACAAAACAAAGAAGACGCAAAAATTGGTCAATTTGACCAAACGTATGGTTCTAGATAACGTTGTTTTGACTCTTAGCCAACCATGATCTGAATCATGAAGAAGAAGGCAATTTCTTACATAACTAATCTACATTAGATATGAATAAGATATTAAAACCGTCAGTGCAACTGTTGAACAATGCGACAATCTAATAAGTGGCATGTCTACAATATCATACGCTCTCCTTTGAGCTTGGAACTTCGACACCTTGTTTCTCCTCTTCACTCAAGGCTGTAGGTTTCTCCACTGGGGCCTCTGGTATGGAATCGggttcttttttaatttcagaCTCAAACTCTTTTGCTGCCTGAAAGATTGACAGACAAATCAAATACTTCCATAAGTAAAGAGGGAATATTCAAAAAAGCCATGAATGTTCAAATCATGTACAGATTCCGCTAATCTTTAGTGCATATAATAAGTAGCAATCGCTGTTGTGCCACATAATCCATCAGCCAACAATCTCCGAGCAACTTCATCTATTTATATCAAAACTTGGGATTTGAAGGTAAAAAGTTTCAACTTGCAAGATGATTCCATAAAACACCACATAATGCATTGTTTTATGTTTGCTTGTGCAGCTCCCATCCTACTCTACCCTTCTTTAACTACATAAAACAGCACTCCCCTCTCCCCCACACCGTGAGGTGAGGGGGGGTTGCGGGTGCGGAGCAGAAAAAGAACCCAAAAGTACAAAGAGGATGAACCAAAACAAAGGCTTTTCGAAACCCACCACTACATAGGGAAGAAAAATGCAGATATGGTTCTAATTCAAGAAATATAACTCTTTAGAATGGTAGAAAATGCAAGTTCTGCAGTTCCCCCCAGTCATCTACACACACATATAACTATGACTACATTTCAACCTAGAGCTATAAAAGACTTTCACTCTGCAAACAGATCTACCCATAATTAATGTCAGAGAAATGTTAGTgatactttttcctttttaattctAATTACCACTGAAGTTTGATACAAAATTACCTATATGTTCGAAGAGAAAGTAACTTGCAAATAGCAAGCATGGAAAGAATGTTATTTTTATGCCTACCTTCAACAGCTCTTGCTTACTAAATACATGTATAAACTGGTAAACAGGATTTGGGAGGTGGGCCCCTTATGACTGTAATTAGATCCTTACCTTGGAGGTAGTTTCAATGAGTCATATGGTTAGCTGATGTGGGTCTAAGAGCAAATACTATAGTAGCAAATATAGGCCTTGAAATGGGGACAGGATATGAATGTTTTATATTATAGCAGGTTGGAGCACTGCAATCGGGTGAGTGGACAAAAAGATCTAGTGTCTAGATGTAGTAATTGGGCTGTGTTTTGTGGTTTGGAAATTGATTGTTTGAGTTGTGTGGTGTTAATAAGGTATGTAGAGTTGTGGTCGTTGTTGAGGTTGTGTGGTTTGGAGAAAATGGGAGAAATGTAAAATAGGGTTTGTAGAAAGGGTTGCATTTTTGGTATTAATGAGTTTACGAGATTTTAAATTTCGTTGGTTTTGTGATGTTTGGTGAGAGAGTTCGGATTGAGGTAgttttacatatataatttcatttatgtAGGTTCTGATTCAAATAGTAGGGTTTCTGTTAGAACAAAACTGTCTCAGAATGCCTCGATCGCAACTGCAATTGAATTCTGTTTGAATGTAGCTGGCACAGAATGCCTTGTTCAAACCCGCCTTCGAACAAGACTGCTAAGAGTTGAAAAAGGATTTTCCCGAGGAGAGAGAAAGTTTCAGGGTTTTTAAGTTTAACATGATAACCTATTTGTAATGTAATTTCATGATTATTGGAAATGAGTTTAAGAATAGTTTTCAAGAATAGTTTTAAGAGAATATTTTCAGTATCATAAATAAGTTTTAAGAATAGTATTATGAGCGAAAAATATAAGATATTTCCAGTACGCAAGTTAATCCCAAGGTAGCCCTAGGTCAGGCGGGGTCGTACGCTCGAAGCCCTTAGGATGAATGGGAGAGGACGTTCAACACCCTCAAGTCTAACAGGGTTTTAAGTTCGACACAGGCTAAAGGGAAAAAGACTAGTAAAGTTAATAAGATAAGTTCAATAATAGCAACCAGTTCAGCTATACAAATATATATGAGTTTTCGGTTTAGTGTTTTAGTAAATAGAAAAATCTCTCTTGTTTCACTTCAAGGAAAGGAATTTGCACTAACGTTTTCAGCAAGAGCAAACTATCGTAATGAGTTTTCAAGTAATTGAATATCTCGTCTTAAAGAAGATTTGCAccttgatttttataaaaaaaaaagagttttgcATTTTAATGTTTTCAGTTCAACAGAAGAGAGGGAAGTTTTATTAGAACAAAGAGAGCTCACATCACTCACACTAATTTGATTGAGTATTTTCTTACTGAGCATGGATTCACAGTTCCACCTGTAAAATTGTCTAATTTTACAGCTATAGTAGTGAGACGCCGAGCTGCCTGAGGACATTCAGTTCGACCCTTAAGAGTTTGGAGAGACGCCGCTTTTGGAGACCCAGACAAGGATATTGGTCTAGAGATCATCAAGTTAGGGTCTAGTTGACAGTAGTGCCATGTTGATTATGTATATAGTTTGTGAGCTTGTGAACATGTAATCATCATAGTAAGTTGTACGTATTGAACAAGAGATGTATATAAGTTATGAATGTGAATATGTTTTAGTTGGTGCTTTAGTGATTATTTCTATAGTGTTATAAGTTCAGTtaacttcaaatatatattaagcaaTTTCTGCTATAGTGTTTTATAAGTAGTAGTAGTAGCGTCACATggatattacaaaataatgtGAATATCCTGCAGAGCATTACAAACACTCACTTGACTACTTTAGTCCATATAACACAGGACACAGCTGAATCAAGATACCAACTACTAACGCAAAGTGGAGTGGATAATAGCTATGCTAACTTGTTTTCACAGATTCAGCAGTAATCATCTAACTCCAGTCCGTCCTTAGGTTTGAAGTCCTCTAAAAGCCATGTTAGCCACCTCATCCTACTGAGAGTCGGGAAAGGGGGGGTGCCTAGCCAGGTGGATCTTTTGTTGTGGGCTGCTGTTCTTCGTAGAAACCTTAATATTACCATttataaactaaaactaaatcaATACAGTTTCTACTAACGAATAAGCTCAAATTACTGAGATACAAACAGCTGGATGGTTTGACAGCATTTACTCGCGGTTGGTCTTtgcattagcacataatcttcAAGCCTAGAATGAAACTACTCCAAATATCACAACAGAATAGCACCGCAATTCATAGAGTTCATGCACCAAAATTTCTTGTTAAATTCAGTCTCCCTTTTCTCCCTAAATCAAACCCTAACACAAGCACTAATCTTCAGTTTAATTGCCATTACTTTTGGaaaccaaaacaaactaaaagaGCAAAAGGCACCAAAAATCCCCGTTGTAGCAATCCCACAAATTATGCCAAGTGGTAAAATGACTTCACAAATTTACCAAATTCTTGAGCATAACACAACAATTCGGCTCAGCCAAACTAAAATCTTCATTTCCTTTCCATTTTCCATAAACCCTAAACTTTTTTCAACATCACGAAAAAAAATCAGACGCAACTGAATTGACAAACCTGTTGAAAGCTCTTGACGGTCTTGCCAATACTCTTGCCCACTTCGGGCAACTTCTTGGGCCCAAAAACCAGAGCCGCAACTCCCGCAATAACAACCAGCTCGGGCACGCCAAGACCAAACAAAGCGTTGCAGGTGAGACCCTTCTTGGCTGGCTCAGTTCTGGTCCTGGTTCTGGTCACCACCAGAGTGTTACTTTTGGGCTTGGTTTTCTTCAAGAAAGCGGTGGTGGCAATGCTGGAGAGAAAGGAGGAgttggaggaagagaaagggagagaaggtAAGGGTATTCTTGGATTTGAAGAGAAAGATAGAGTTACAGATGAGATCTCCATGGCTTTTTGGGTTAGTGGGTTTCGGGGATGGTCGGGGAAGATGATGATAAGGTGGGATCACTGGGATGGGTGCTGTGTTTGGACCGGACTTGGAGATTGagttttcataataaaataatcgACTCATATGGATAAATACAAGTCAATTCAtgccttttttaattttaattttatttttctacatttaaaaagggaaagaataTTTTCTACTTTGCCCTTCATGACAGATTCATTTAAATTAGTAGGTGACATATAAAActgagtaattctataaattatttttgtgtcgTTTTATCAGTGGCGAATACAAAGgagggggaggggaggggagggggaaGGGGTGCTCGCCTCtccaaaatttttgaattttttttttctaagggcctttttttttttttttttttaagttttcttgaCCCTAGCCCTTAGTTCTCATTCTCCTGCCcatactctttttctttcttcccctCTTAATACAAATTCCTAGATTGCTAGATCTGTTACtgctaatagtgattttaaaagtcatatcatatattgagtgacacaagagtaacttttagcattactcaaacaCGACTTACTAACCTATTTAATAAAGAGGTTATGTTAGGTTGATCAAAACACGACCGGTTTATCCTGTTTTGACTTGTATATGAACTTatgaattttagctttttttaaagttttgtttttcaa
Coding sequences within it:
- the LOC132172272 gene encoding sec-independent protein translocase protein TATA, chloroplastic, with product MEISSVTLSFSSNPRIPLPSLPFSSSNSSFLSSIATTAFLKKTKPKSNTLVVTRTRTRTEPAKKGLTCNALFGLGVPELVVIAGVAALVFGPKKLPEVGKSIGKTVKSFQQAAKEFESEIKKEPDSIPEAPVEKPTALSEEEKQGVEVPSSKESV